Proteins from a single region of Nerophis ophidion isolate RoL-2023_Sa linkage group LG08, RoL_Noph_v1.0, whole genome shotgun sequence:
- the mrm1 gene encoding rRNA methyltransferase 1, mitochondrial → MSLFRVAFQHRRLLPVRIWTTCPSVDSRCVCYHDDKMGTNRSANLRAKGHHGGQQRKQKLSSELHKLSLEDSSPERARRPKSRADSEDDAEVVFGVAPCLLALTQGRRKALGLFVKDGVGPERASLLKVCEEARRRGVPVQRVGKTALNKMSSGGVHQGVCLQASPLSYLTEDRAPDAKSKPLWLVLDRIQDPMNLGAILRSAYFLGVDRVASSLRHSCPLTPVVSKASAGVMEVMGVHGYEDLEDMVRGKAAQGWRVVGTVAADAAEAHVPVTPCSRFLMNEPTLLLIGGEGEGLSQQMIALCQTLVTIPAGRELAPGVESLNVSVATAILLHSLLTRTQERSTC, encoded by the coding sequence ATGAGTTTATTCAGGGTTGCCTTTCAGCACAGGAGGTTGTTACCTGTGAGGATCTGGACCACGTGTCCATCAGTGGACTCTCGGTGTGTCTGTTACCATGACGACAAGATGGGCACCAACAGAAGTGCCAATTTGCGCGCCAAAGGCCATCATGGAGGACAGCAGCGCAAGCAGAAGCTATCTTCTGAGCTGCACAAGCTGTCTCTGGAGGACTCTTCTCCTGAGAGAGCCAGAAGACCAAAGTCTCGGGCGGACTCGGAAGACGACGCTGAAGTTGTCTTTGGCGTCGCTCCTTGTCTCCTGGCTCTCACTCAGGGCCGCAGGAAGGCCCTTGGACTCTTTGTGAAGGACGGCGTGGGCCCTGAGCGCGCTTCCTTATTGAAGGTGTGCGAGGAGGCGCGTCGGCGTGGAGTCCCGGTCCAGCGTGTCGGCAAGACGGCGTTAAACAAGATGTCTTCCGGTGGCGTCCATCAAGGAGTTTGTCTGCAAGCTTCTCCACTCAGCTACCTGACCGAAGACCGGGCCCCCGACGCCAAGTCCAAACCTCTCTGGCTGGTCCTGGACAGGATTCAAGACCCCATGAACCTGGGCGCCATCTTGCGCTCGGCGTACTTCCTGGGCGTGGACCGAGTGGCGAGCAGTCTTCGCCACAGCTGCCCTTTAACCCCCGTGGTCAGCAAGGCCAGCGCGGGCGTGATGGAGGTGATGGGCGTGCACGGCTACGAAGACCTGGAGGACATGGTCCGGGGCAAGGCGGCGCAGGGTTGGCGGGTGGTGGGCACGGTGGCGGCGGACGCGGCGGAGGCGCACGTTCCCGTCACGCCGTGTTCCCGCTTCCTGATGAACGAGCCCACGCTGCTGCTAATTGGAGGAGAAGGCGAAGGACTGTCCCAACAGATGATCGCTTTGTGCCAAACGCTGGTGACAATTCCAGCGGGGAGAGAGCTGGCACCTGGCGTGGAGTCGCTCAACGTGTCCGTCGCCACCGCCATCCTGCTGCACTCGCTGCTGACCCGGACCCAGGAGCGCTCCACTTGTTGA